Proteins from one Mycobacterium sp. SMC-2 genomic window:
- a CDS encoding ATP-binding protein → MTAKTPCEPDELRTLFLFEALTDEQLAVLCANGHIENYEPGPICVEGEPATCFYVLIDGELMMSKLSGGQDIETNRTSQRGVYCGAWRAFTGGKQKSYDASVHVTKPSRFFVMDAPVFARFMKDQFPMAVHLLDGIAVGTDRTRRIIDNREKLLALGRLSAGLTHQLNNPAAAIARAAADLRERVAGMRHKLAMLADGTVSPEALSALVRLQEGVAEQVAKSASEHLSAMETADREDAVGDWLEDHGVEGGWDIAPTFVEGGIDTDWLERISTVSDELASTSLEEAIRWLNYTIESELLMNQILEASKRISALVADAKQYSQLDRAPFQVANVHDLLRSTLVMFADRLTKDGGKDGAAINLVKDFDQSLPEIPCYPGDLNQVWTNIIDNAIAAMRDTGGTLTVRTCREGQSMARVEICDTGPGVPEDVRGHIFEPFFTTKPFGEGTGLGLDLAFNIVVKKHRGDLRVESVPGDTRFIVLLPLEVPPAADVDVDPAE, encoded by the coding sequence GTGACAGCCAAGACGCCGTGCGAGCCCGACGAGCTGCGCACCCTGTTCCTGTTCGAGGCGCTCACCGACGAGCAGCTCGCGGTGTTGTGCGCCAACGGGCACATCGAGAATTACGAACCGGGCCCGATCTGCGTCGAGGGTGAGCCGGCGACCTGCTTCTACGTCCTGATCGACGGCGAGCTGATGATGTCGAAGCTCTCCGGCGGCCAGGACATCGAAACCAACCGCACGTCGCAGCGTGGCGTGTATTGCGGGGCGTGGCGGGCGTTCACGGGCGGGAAGCAGAAGAGCTACGACGCCTCGGTGCACGTGACCAAGCCGTCGCGGTTCTTCGTGATGGACGCGCCGGTGTTCGCCCGGTTCATGAAGGACCAGTTCCCGATGGCCGTTCACCTGCTCGACGGCATCGCCGTCGGCACCGACCGGACCCGCCGGATCATCGACAACCGGGAGAAGTTGCTGGCGCTGGGCCGGTTGTCGGCCGGGCTGACCCATCAGCTGAACAACCCCGCGGCCGCCATCGCCCGGGCGGCGGCCGACTTGCGCGAGCGGGTCGCAGGCATGCGGCACAAGCTGGCCATGCTGGCCGACGGGACCGTCAGCCCAGAGGCGCTCAGCGCCCTGGTCCGCCTGCAGGAGGGGGTCGCCGAGCAGGTCGCCAAGTCGGCGTCGGAGCACCTGAGCGCCATGGAAACCGCCGACCGCGAGGACGCCGTCGGCGACTGGCTGGAAGACCACGGCGTCGAGGGCGGATGGGACATCGCGCCCACCTTCGTCGAAGGCGGCATCGACACCGACTGGCTGGAACGGATTTCCACGGTCAGCGACGAACTCGCATCGACCTCGCTGGAGGAGGCGATCCGGTGGCTCAACTACACCATCGAGAGCGAGCTGCTGATGAACCAGATTCTGGAAGCGAGCAAACGGATCTCGGCGCTGGTCGCCGACGCCAAACAGTATTCGCAGCTTGATCGGGCCCCGTTCCAGGTGGCCAACGTCCACGATCTGCTGCGCAGCACGCTGGTGATGTTCGCCGACCGGTTGACCAAGGACGGCGGCAAGGACGGCGCAGCAATCAACCTGGTCAAGGATTTCGACCAATCGCTTCCCGAAATCCCTTGCTACCCAGGCGATCTCAACCAGGTGTGGACCAATATCATCGACAACGCCATCGCCGCGATGCGCGACACGGGCGGCACGCTGACCGTCCGCACCTGCCGGGAGGGCCAGAGCATGGCCCGCGTCGAGATCTGCGACACCGGGCCCGGGGTGCCCGAGGACGTGCGCGGGCACATCTTCGAGCCGTTCTTCACCACCAAACCGTTCGGCGAGGGCACCGGCCTGGGGCTGGACCTGGCGTTCAACATCGTCGTCAAGAAGCATCGCGGGGACCTGCGCGTGGAGTCGGTGCCCGGCGATACCCGGTTCATCGTGCTGCTGCCGCTCGAGGTCCCGCCGGCCGCCGACGTGGACGTGGACCCTGCGGAATAG
- a CDS encoding FAD-dependent oxidoreductase has product MTSPAGPATPSVQPRKPVLLTVDDDPSVSRAVARDLRRQYGDRHRIVRSESGPDALETLKELKLRGETVAVLIADYRMPQMSGIEFLEQAMDLYPAARRVLLTAYADTHAAIDAINVVDLDHYLLKPWDPPQEKFYPVIDALLDAWRAAPERPIPHTKVIGHRWSERSWQVRDFLARNGLHYSWFMADDPDGERLLKAAGQDGLRLPVVVTERGDTLVEPTDAQLADTLGLTTTPSQEFYDLIVIGGGPAGLAAAVYGASEGLRTVLIERTATGGQAGQSSRIENYLGFPDGVSGGQLADRARRQAEKFGAELITARTATALEVNGPKRTVRFADGGSIDAHAVILATGVAYRQLPAEGCGELTGRGVYYGAAVSIASECAGEEVYVVGGANSAGQAAMYLSREAKSVTIVVRAPSLDASMSHYLIQQIQQRPNITVRTCTEVRRAVGDDHLERLTLVDNRTGKTEDVSCARMFIFIGAAPRTEWLDGVLARDDHGFVLTGPDLRNVCGWTLDRPPHHLETSVPGVFATGDVRAESAKRVAAAVGEGSMAVMLVHRYLAES; this is encoded by the coding sequence ATGACGAGCCCCGCAGGCCCCGCAACCCCCTCAGTTCAGCCTCGCAAGCCCGTGCTGCTGACCGTCGACGACGATCCCTCGGTGTCGCGCGCGGTCGCCCGCGATCTGCGCCGCCAATACGGCGACCGGCACCGGATCGTGCGCTCCGAGTCGGGTCCCGACGCCCTGGAGACGCTCAAGGAGCTCAAGCTGCGCGGCGAGACGGTCGCCGTGCTGATCGCCGACTACCGGATGCCGCAGATGAGCGGCATCGAATTCCTCGAGCAGGCGATGGACCTGTACCCCGCGGCGCGCCGCGTGCTGCTGACCGCCTACGCCGACACCCACGCCGCCATCGACGCCATCAACGTCGTCGACCTGGACCACTACCTGCTCAAGCCGTGGGATCCGCCGCAGGAGAAGTTCTACCCGGTCATCGACGCGCTGCTGGACGCCTGGCGGGCGGCCCCGGAACGCCCGATCCCGCACACCAAGGTGATCGGGCACCGCTGGTCGGAGCGGTCCTGGCAGGTGCGCGACTTCCTGGCCCGCAACGGGCTGCACTACTCGTGGTTCATGGCCGACGACCCCGACGGCGAGCGGTTGCTCAAGGCCGCCGGCCAGGACGGCCTGCGGCTGCCCGTCGTCGTCACCGAACGCGGCGACACCCTCGTCGAACCCACCGACGCGCAGCTGGCCGACACCCTGGGCCTGACCACCACGCCGTCGCAGGAGTTCTACGACCTGATCGTCATCGGCGGCGGGCCGGCGGGCCTGGCCGCCGCCGTGTACGGCGCCTCCGAGGGCCTGCGCACCGTGCTCATCGAACGCACGGCGACGGGCGGCCAGGCGGGCCAGAGCTCACGCATCGAGAACTACCTCGGCTTCCCCGACGGGGTGTCGGGCGGCCAGTTGGCCGACCGCGCCCGCCGGCAGGCCGAGAAGTTCGGGGCCGAACTCATCACCGCCCGTACCGCCACGGCGCTGGAGGTCAACGGCCCAAAGCGCACCGTGCGGTTCGCCGACGGCGGCTCGATCGACGCGCACGCCGTCATCCTGGCCACCGGCGTCGCCTACCGCCAGCTGCCGGCGGAGGGCTGCGGCGAGCTGACCGGCCGCGGCGTCTACTACGGGGCGGCCGTCTCGATCGCGTCTGAATGCGCGGGCGAGGAGGTCTACGTCGTCGGCGGGGCCAACTCCGCCGGCCAGGCCGCGATGTACCTGTCCCGCGAGGCCAAGTCGGTCACCATCGTGGTGCGCGCCCCGTCGCTGGACGCCTCGATGTCCCACTACCTGATCCAGCAGATCCAGCAGCGGCCGAACATCACCGTGCGCACCTGCACCGAGGTGCGCCGCGCCGTCGGGGACGACCACCTGGAGCGGCTGACCCTGGTCGACAACCGGACCGGGAAGACCGAGGACGTCAGCTGCGCCCGGATGTTCATCTTCATCGGCGCCGCGCCGCGCACCGAGTGGCTGGACGGGGTGCTCGCCCGCGATGACCACGGCTTCGTGCTCACCGGGCCGGACCTGCGCAACGTGTGTGGCTGGACGCTGGACCGCCCGCCCCACCACCTCGAGACCAGCGTGCCGGGCGTGTTCGCCACCGGCGACGTGCGGGCCGAGTCCGCCAAGCGCGTCGCGGCCGCGGTCGGCGAGGGGTCGATGGCCGTCATGCTGGTGCACCGCTACCTGGCGGAATCGTGA
- the infA gene encoding translation initiation factor IF-1, protein MAKKDGAIEVEGRVVEPLPNAMFRIELENGHKVLAHISGKMRQHYIRILPEDRVVVELSPYDLSRGRIVYRYK, encoded by the coding sequence ATGGCCAAGAAGGACGGTGCCATAGAGGTCGAGGGCCGCGTGGTCGAGCCCCTGCCCAATGCGATGTTCCGCATTGAGCTGGAGAACGGTCACAAGGTGCTCGCCCACATCAGCGGCAAGATGCGGCAGCACTACATCCGCATCCTGCCCGAGGACCGGGTGGTGGTGGAGCTGTCTCCCTACGACCTGTCCCGGGGCCGCATCGTGTACCGGTACAAGTAA
- the rpmJ gene encoding 50S ribosomal protein L36, protein MKVNPSVKPICDKCRVIRRHGRVMVICSDPRHKQRQG, encoded by the coding sequence GTGAAGGTGAACCCGAGCGTCAAGCCAATCTGTGACAAGTGCAGGGTGATCCGTCGGCATGGGCGGGTCATGGTGATCTGCTCCGATCCGCGCCACAAGCAGCGTCAGGGCTAG
- the rpsM gene encoding 30S ribosomal protein S13, translated as MARLVGVDLPRDKRMEIALTYIFGVGRTRSNEILAATGIDKDLRTRDLTDDQLTHLRDYIEANLKVEGDLRREVQADIRRKIEIGCYQGLRHRRGLPVRGQRTKTNARTRKGPKRTIAGKKKAR; from the coding sequence ATGGCTCGATTAGTAGGCGTCGATCTGCCGCGCGACAAGCGGATGGAGATCGCGCTGACCTACATCTTCGGCGTCGGCCGTACCCGGTCGAACGAGATCCTGGCAGCTACGGGGATCGACAAGGACCTGCGCACCAGGGACCTGACCGACGACCAGCTGACCCACTTGCGTGACTACATCGAAGCGAACCTCAAGGTAGAGGGTGACCTGCGCCGCGAGGTGCAGGCCGACATTCGCCGCAAGATCGAGATCGGCTGCTACCAGGGCCTGCGGCACCGCCGCGGCCTGCCGGTGCGCGGCCAGCGGACCAAGACCAATGCGCGCACCCGCAAGGGCCCGAAGCGCACCATCGCAGGCAAGAAGAAGGCCAGGTAA
- the rpsK gene encoding 30S ribosomal protein S11, translated as MPPAKKAASAPKKGQKTRKREKKNIPHGAAHIKSTFNNTIVSITDPQGNVIAWASSGHVGFKGSRKSTPFAAQLAAENAARKAQEHGVRKVDVFVKGPGSGRETAIRSLQAAGLEVGAISDVTPQPHNGCRPPKRRRV; from the coding sequence ATGCCACCAGCCAAGAAGGCAGCCTCTGCCCCCAAGAAGGGGCAGAAGACCCGCAAGCGGGAAAAGAAGAACATCCCCCACGGTGCCGCGCACATCAAGAGCACGTTCAACAACACGATCGTGAGCATCACCGACCCCCAGGGCAACGTCATCGCCTGGGCGTCGTCGGGTCACGTGGGCTTCAAGGGCTCGCGTAAATCGACCCCGTTCGCCGCACAGCTCGCCGCCGAGAACGCCGCCCGCAAGGCGCAGGAGCACGGCGTACGCAAGGTCGACGTGTTCGTGAAGGGCCCGGGCTCGGGCCGGGAGACGGCGATCCGCTCGCTGCAGGCCGCGGGTCTCGAGGTCGGCGCGATCTCCGACGTCACCCCCCAGCCCCACAACGGTTGCCGTCCGCCGAAGCGCAGAAGGGTCTAG
- the rpsD gene encoding 30S ribosomal protein S4 — protein sequence MARYTGPITRKSRRLRTDLVGGDQAFEKRPYPPGQHGRARIKESEYLQQLQEKQKARFTYGVMEKQFRRYYEEATRQPGKTGEELLKILESRLDNVVYRAGLARTRRMARQLVSHGHFSVNGVHVNVPSYRVSQYDIIDVRDGSLNTVPFQIARETAGDRPIPSWLQVVGERQRILIHQLPERAQIDVPLAEQLIVEFYSK from the coding sequence ATGGCTCGTTACACCGGACCCATCACCCGCAAGTCGCGCCGGCTGCGCACCGACCTCGTCGGTGGCGACCAGGCGTTCGAGAAGCGTCCCTACCCGCCCGGCCAGCACGGCCGCGCGCGGATCAAGGAAAGCGAATACCTGCAGCAGTTGCAGGAGAAGCAGAAGGCCCGCTTCACCTACGGCGTGATGGAGAAGCAGTTCCGTCGCTACTACGAAGAGGCAACCCGGCAGCCCGGCAAGACAGGTGAGGAGCTGCTCAAGATCCTGGAAAGCCGACTGGACAACGTCGTCTACCGCGCCGGGCTCGCCCGCACGCGGCGGATGGCCCGCCAGCTGGTCAGCCACGGCCACTTCAGTGTCAACGGCGTGCACGTCAACGTGCCCAGCTACCGGGTGTCGCAGTACGACATCATCGACGTGCGGGACGGCTCGCTGAACACGGTGCCGTTCCAGATCGCGCGGGAAACGGCGGGAGACCGCCCGATCCCGAGCTGGCTGCAGGTCGTGGGGGAGCGTCAGCGCATCCTCATCCACCAGCTGCCCGAGCGCGCGCAGATCGACGTGCCGCTCGCCGAGCAGCTGATCGTCGAGTTCTACTCGAAGTAA
- a CDS encoding DNA-directed RNA polymerase subunit alpha, whose protein sequence is MLISQRPTLSEEVLTDNRSQFVIEPLEPGFGYTLGNSLRRTLLSSIPGAAVTSIRIDGVLHEFTTVAGVKEDVTAIILNLKGLVVSSEEDEPVTMYLRKQGPGEVTAGDIVPPAGVTVHNPEMHIATLNDKGKLEVELVVERGRGYVPAVQNRASGAEIGRIPVDSIYSPVLKVTYKVDATRVEQRTDFDKLILDVETKSSITPRDALASAGKTLVELFGLARELNVEAEGIEIGPSPAEADHIASFALPIDDLDLTVRSYNCLKREGVHTVGELVSRTESDLLDIRNFGQKSIDEVKVKLHQLGLSLKDSPPSFDPSQVAGYDVATGTWSTEGAYDDQDYAETEQL, encoded by the coding sequence ATGCTGATCTCTCAGCGACCCACACTGTCGGAGGAAGTGCTCACCGACAACCGCTCGCAGTTCGTCATCGAGCCCCTCGAGCCCGGATTCGGTTACACCCTGGGCAATTCGCTGCGCCGGACGCTGCTGTCGTCGATTCCCGGCGCGGCCGTCACCAGCATTCGCATCGACGGCGTGCTGCACGAGTTCACCACCGTCGCCGGGGTGAAGGAAGACGTCACCGCGATCATCCTGAACCTCAAGGGACTGGTCGTGTCCTCGGAGGAGGACGAGCCGGTCACCATGTACCTGCGCAAGCAGGGCCCGGGCGAGGTCACCGCGGGTGACATCGTGCCGCCCGCCGGTGTCACGGTGCACAACCCCGAGATGCACATCGCGACGCTGAACGACAAGGGCAAGCTCGAGGTCGAGCTCGTCGTCGAGCGTGGCCGCGGCTACGTGCCGGCGGTGCAGAACCGGGCCTCCGGTGCCGAAATCGGCCGCATCCCGGTCGATTCCATCTACTCGCCGGTGCTCAAGGTGACCTACAAGGTCGACGCGACCCGTGTCGAGCAGCGCACCGACTTCGACAAGCTGATCCTGGACGTCGAGACCAAGAGCTCGATCACGCCGCGCGACGCGCTGGCGTCGGCCGGCAAGACCCTGGTCGAATTGTTCGGCCTGGCACGCGAACTCAACGTCGAGGCCGAGGGCATCGAGATCGGGCCGTCACCGGCCGAGGCCGACCACATCGCCTCGTTCGCGCTGCCGATCGACGACCTGGACCTTACGGTGCGGTCGTACAACTGCCTCAAGCGCGAGGGCGTGCACACCGTCGGCGAGCTGGTGAGCCGCACCGAGTCCGACCTGCTCGACATCCGCAACTTCGGTCAGAAGTCCATCGACGAGGTGAAGGTCAAGCTGCACCAGCTGGGCCTGTCGCTCAAGGACAGCCCGCCGAGTTTCGACCCGTCGCAGGTCGCGGGCTACGACGTGGCCACGGGCACCTGGTCCACCGAGGGCGCTTACGACGACCAGGACTACGCGGAAACCGAACAGCTGTAA
- the rplQ gene encoding 50S ribosomal protein L17 — MPKPTKGPRLGGSSSHQKALLANLATSLFEHNQIKTTEPKARALRPYAEKLITHAKKGTLHNRREVLKKIRDKDVVHKLFEEIGPFFADRNGGYTRIIKVEPRKGDNAPMAVIQLVLEKTVTSEADRARRVKSSKKAPETKEAPVAAAAAPQAAVEPEEAVGPTAEEVTEPAETSEAEAAESSEAEAKAAEKAEKAVAARAEAEQADEADEADES; from the coding sequence ATGCCCAAGCCCACCAAGGGCCCTCGCCTCGGCGGGTCGTCTTCGCATCAGAAGGCCCTGCTGGCCAACCTGGCCACGTCGCTGTTCGAGCACAACCAGATCAAGACGACGGAGCCGAAGGCGCGCGCGTTGCGGCCGTACGCGGAGAAGCTGATCACACACGCGAAAAAGGGCACGCTGCACAACCGTCGAGAGGTGCTCAAGAAGATCCGCGACAAGGACGTCGTGCACAAGCTGTTCGAGGAGATCGGGCCGTTCTTCGCCGACCGCAACGGCGGCTACACCCGCATCATCAAGGTCGAGCCGCGCAAGGGCGACAACGCCCCGATGGCGGTGATCCAGTTGGTGCTGGAGAAGACGGTGACCTCGGAGGCCGACCGGGCGCGTCGGGTGAAGTCTTCCAAGAAGGCCCCCGAAACCAAAGAAGCTCCTGTCGCGGCGGCTGCGGCACCTCAGGCGGCCGTCGAGCCCGAGGAAGCCGTCGGCCCGACGGCCGAAGAGGTGACCGAGCCGGCCGAGACCAGTGAGGCTGAGGCCGCGGAATCCTCGGAAGCCGAAGCCAAGGCCGCGGAGAAGGCCGAGAAGGCCGTGGCCGCGAGGGCCGAAGCCGAGCAGGCCGACGAGGCTGACGAGGCTGACGAGAGTTAG
- the truA gene encoding tRNA pseudouridine(38-40) synthase TruA, translating to MTRLTRVSEAVRLRLDIAYDGTEFAGWATQSGQRTVAGVLDEALTTVFRTPMRLRAAGRTDTGVHATGQVAHVDVPPDALSNAYPRSSHPGEAEFVPLVRRLGRFLPTDVRVLDITRAPAGFDARFSALRRHYVYRLSTAVYGVEPQQARYVTAWPRPLDVDAMAAASRDLVGLHDFAGFCRHRPNATTIRDLQRLDWSRDGDLITAHVSADAFCWSMVRSLVGALLAVGEHRRPASWCRELLTATSRSSDFAAAPPHGLTLVRVDYPPDDQLEARNLVTRDLRSR from the coding sequence CTGACGAGGCTGACGAGAGTTAGCGAGGCCGTCCGTCTACGGCTCGACATCGCCTATGACGGAACGGAATTCGCGGGCTGGGCGACTCAGTCCGGCCAGCGTACTGTCGCCGGAGTTCTCGACGAGGCGTTGACGACCGTCTTCCGCACGCCGATGCGGCTGCGGGCGGCCGGGCGCACCGACACGGGCGTGCACGCCACCGGTCAGGTGGCCCACGTCGATGTGCCCCCGGACGCGCTGTCGAACGCCTATCCGCGATCGTCACACCCCGGCGAGGCGGAATTCGTGCCGCTGGTGCGCCGGCTCGGCCGGTTTTTGCCCACCGACGTCCGGGTGCTCGACATCACCCGCGCCCCAGCCGGTTTCGACGCCCGGTTCTCGGCGCTGCGGCGCCACTACGTGTATCGGCTGTCGACCGCTGTGTACGGGGTCGAGCCGCAGCAGGCCCGTTACGTCACCGCCTGGCCGCGGCCGCTTGACGTCGACGCGATGGCCGCCGCTTCACGAGATCTGGTGGGGCTGCACGACTTCGCCGGGTTCTGCCGACATCGCCCGAACGCCACGACCATCCGCGACCTGCAGCGCCTGGATTGGTCGCGCGACGGGGATCTGATCACCGCGCACGTCAGCGCCGACGCGTTCTGCTGGTCGATGGTGCGCTCGCTGGTGGGGGCGCTGCTGGCCGTCGGCGAGCACCGGCGCCCGGCCTCGTGGTGTCGTGAATTACTCACCGCCACAAGCCGATCCAGTGACTTCGCGGCCGCGCCGCCGCACGGGTTGACGCTGGTGCGCGTCGACTACCCACCCGACGACCAACTGGAAGCGCGCAACCTGGTCACCCGGGACCTGCGCTCCCGCTAA
- a CDS encoding cutinase family protein — MTLGAGLLAGAAIVVAPQLLPQAFASCPGVEVVFARGTDEPPGVGKVGGAFVNALRQQTGKSVGAYGVNYPASKDFLAAADGANDASNHVQQMAGKCPNTKLVLGGYSQGAAVIDIVTAAPLPGLGFREPLPAAAADHVAAVALFGNPSGRAGQLMSALTPEFGGKTIDLCNPGDPICSPGNRWASHLGYVPKLTNQAASFVATKV; from the coding sequence TTGACGCTGGGCGCCGGGCTGCTCGCGGGGGCCGCGATAGTGGTTGCTCCCCAACTGCTTCCCCAAGCCTTCGCCTCCTGCCCCGGCGTCGAGGTGGTGTTCGCCCGGGGAACCGACGAGCCGCCCGGGGTCGGCAAGGTCGGCGGGGCGTTCGTCAACGCGCTGCGCCAGCAGACCGGCAAAAGCGTTGGCGCATACGGGGTGAACTACCCGGCCAGCAAGGACTTCCTGGCCGCGGCCGACGGCGCCAACGATGCCAGCAACCACGTCCAGCAGATGGCCGGCAAGTGCCCCAACACCAAGCTGGTGCTCGGCGGGTACTCCCAGGGTGCGGCGGTCATCGACATCGTCACGGCCGCACCGCTGCCGGGCCTCGGCTTTCGTGAGCCGCTGCCGGCCGCGGCCGCCGACCACGTCGCCGCGGTCGCCCTGTTCGGCAATCCGTCCGGCCGGGCGGGTCAGCTGATGAGCGCCCTGACGCCGGAATTCGGCGGCAAGACCATCGACTTGTGCAACCCGGGCGACCCGATCTGCTCGCCGGGTAACCGGTGGGCATCCCACCTGGGCTACGTGCCCAAATTGACAAACCAGGCCGCGAGCTTCGTCGCGACCAAGGTTTAG
- a CDS encoding cutinase family protein, which produces MKFHRIGRCVGLGASALVTASGLLVSPAAAPIASAFDCPDVEVIFARGTNEPPGLGRVGDAFVDSLRQQTGLNILPYGVNYAASKLQLHGGDGANDTIDRVKKSVETCPNTKIVLGGYSQGASVMDIVAGVPIGGITWGNSLPPQYAKNIAAVATFGDVADRAGGTLPSQSALLGSKAIDLCNPNDPICHAGPGNEWSGHTEGYVPVYTTQAAAFVASKLLAGSGQSVPGFGPPLGPVPTQPGGTPSPVYGQTPPGSPPSIHGGTAPAPNAPAAPPTVSPQAPLV; this is translated from the coding sequence GTGAAATTTCACCGCATAGGTCGCTGCGTCGGGCTCGGGGCCTCTGCACTGGTCACCGCTTCCGGCCTGCTCGTATCCCCCGCCGCGGCGCCCATAGCCTCCGCCTTCGACTGCCCGGACGTCGAGGTCATCTTCGCCCGCGGCACCAACGAGCCGCCCGGGCTGGGCCGGGTTGGCGACGCCTTCGTGGACTCGCTGCGCCAGCAGACCGGCCTGAACATCCTGCCCTACGGGGTGAACTACGCCGCCAGCAAGCTGCAGCTGCACGGCGGTGACGGCGCCAACGACACCATCGACCGCGTCAAGAAGAGCGTGGAAACCTGCCCGAACACCAAGATCGTGCTGGGCGGCTACTCGCAGGGCGCGTCGGTGATGGACATCGTGGCGGGCGTCCCGATCGGCGGCATCACCTGGGGCAACTCGCTGCCGCCGCAATACGCCAAGAACATCGCCGCCGTCGCCACCTTCGGCGACGTGGCCGACCGCGCCGGCGGCACGCTGCCCAGCCAGAGCGCGCTGCTGGGCTCCAAGGCGATCGACCTGTGCAACCCCAACGACCCGATTTGCCACGCGGGCCCGGGTAACGAGTGGAGCGGGCACACCGAGGGCTACGTCCCCGTCTACACCACCCAGGCCGCGGCGTTCGTCGCGAGTAAGTTGCTGGCCGGCTCGGGTCAGTCGGTTCCCGGGTTCGGGCCCCCGCTGGGCCCCGTTCCGACCCAGCCCGGTGGCACGCCGTCGCCGGTGTACGGGCAGACCCCGCCCGGGTCACCACCCTCGATCCACGGCGGGACTGCTCCCGCCCCCAACGCGCCGGCCGCGCCACCCACGGTGTCTCCGCAAGCTCCTCTCGTCTGA
- the eccB gene encoding type VII secretion protein EccB, which translates to MPRQSTTWLQVSGYRFLLRRVECALLGGDVHTLSVRSPTRTAALTIGCVLAAIAVTGSAVLALLRPRVALDGAQLVMGRESGALYVRVGDTWHPVLNLASARLIAATAAKPRPVPEAELARVKRGPLLGIPGAPQFIGEPLSADDSAWTICDTDGAGATTVVLGRPADATARRLSSGQAALVAAGSGSPAYLLYDGQRAAVDVADTAVARALRLEGRAPRAVSPSLLKAIPEAPSIRPLRIRGAGRKAAGLPGFTVGSVVRVTRGWGDEYYAVLAAGVQRIGQVAADLLRFSDSQGTAHAITVAPDAIRAAPIVDALPVGSFPDRAPALTDEGTLCVSWRAAPSGVTLLAGGRPPLPVGQTPVTLSQADGRGPALDAVYLPPTRSAYVQAGTRYLVTEAGVRFAIHDDAAAHDLGLPAPNPAPWPVLESLPAGPELSREKASTPRDVVAATP; encoded by the coding sequence GTGCCGCGTCAGTCGACCACGTGGCTGCAGGTCAGCGGCTACCGATTCCTGCTGCGTCGCGTCGAGTGCGCGTTGCTGGGCGGGGATGTCCACACCCTTAGCGTCCGCTCGCCTACGCGTACGGCGGCGTTGACGATCGGGTGCGTGCTGGCTGCGATCGCCGTCACCGGATCCGCGGTCCTCGCTTTGCTGCGTCCACGGGTGGCGTTGGATGGCGCCCAGCTGGTGATGGGACGGGAATCCGGGGCGCTGTACGTGCGGGTAGGCGATACCTGGCACCCGGTGCTGAACCTGGCGTCGGCGCGATTGATAGCGGCGACGGCGGCCAAACCCCGGCCCGTGCCCGAAGCGGAGCTGGCCCGCGTCAAACGCGGGCCCCTGCTGGGCATCCCGGGTGCGCCGCAGTTCATCGGCGAGCCGTTGTCGGCGGACGATTCGGCCTGGACGATCTGCGATACCGACGGCGCCGGCGCGACCACGGTCGTCTTGGGCCGCCCGGCCGACGCGACCGCCCGCCGCCTGAGCTCCGGGCAAGCCGCCCTGGTCGCCGCCGGTTCGGGTTCGCCGGCCTACCTGCTCTACGACGGGCAGCGGGCCGCGGTGGACGTCGCCGACACCGCGGTGGCGCGCGCGCTCCGGCTGGAAGGCCGCGCACCGCGGGCCGTCTCGCCATCGTTGCTGAAGGCCATTCCCGAGGCGCCGTCGATCAGGCCGCTTCGGATCCGCGGCGCCGGCCGGAAAGCGGCCGGCCTGCCGGGATTCACGGTGGGCAGTGTGGTGCGCGTCACGCGCGGCTGGGGTGACGAGTATTACGCGGTGCTTGCCGCCGGGGTCCAGCGGATCGGGCAGGTGGCCGCCGATCTCCTCCGGTTCAGCGACTCCCAGGGGACCGCCCACGCCATCACAGTGGCACCTGATGCGATCCGCGCCGCCCCGATCGTGGACGCGCTGCCGGTCGGCAGCTTTCCCGACCGGGCGCCCGCCCTGACGGACGAGGGCACGTTGTGCGTCTCGTGGCGGGCAGCGCCGTCCGGCGTCACGCTTCTTGCCGGCGGCCGGCCGCCGCTGCCGGTGGGTCAGACGCCGGTGACCTTGTCGCAGGCCGACGGCCGCGGTCCAGCGCTGGACGCCGTGTACCTGCCGCCCACCCGCAGCGCCTACGTGCAGGCCGGCACGCGCTACCTGGTCACCGAGGCGGGGGTGCGGTTCGCGATCCACGACGACGCCGCCGCGCACGACCTGGGGCTGCCGGCGCCGAACCCGGCGCCGTGGCCGGTCCTGGAAAGCCTTCCGGCGGGACCGGAGCTGAGCAGAGAGAAGGCATCAACTCCGCGCGACGTTGTCGCGGCGACCCCGTAG